In Xyrauchen texanus isolate HMW12.3.18 chromosome 27, RBS_HiC_50CHRs, whole genome shotgun sequence, one genomic interval encodes:
- the LOC127620714 gene encoding host cell factor 1-like isoform X3 yields MVEYGKYSNDLYELQASRWEWKRLKPKAPKNGPPPCPRLGHSFSLVGNKCYLFGGLANDSEDPKNNIPRYLNDLYTLELRPGSNVASWDIPITYGVLPPPRESHTAVIYTEKTSKKSRLVIYGGMSGCRLGDLWTLDIDTLTWNKPAISGVGPLPRSLHSATTINNKMFVFGGWVPLVMDDVKVATHEKEWKCTNTLACLNLDTMSWDTILMDSLEDNIPRARAGHCSVGINNRLYVWSGRDGYRKAWNNQVCCKDLWYLETDRPLPPSRVQLVRANTNSLEVSWGAVPTADTYLLQLQKYDIPAATAATSPTVNPTPSLPVNLPKSPLPAAAAPAAQSMPRSGVTLVQQVSSPTTAMPGSPLAASPRGPAILKLAVPHSTPGTSVVTVRQANQGAKSPVTVTSLPAGVRMVVPAHSTQGTPIGSSPQMSGMAALAAAAAATQKIPPSSTNTMLNVPAGATLVKTVTMTPGSASIKVASPMMVTNPATRMLKTAAAQVGTSAISTSNTQTRPIITVHKSGTVTVAQQAQVVTTMVGGVTKTITLVKSPITMGGSSALISSLGKMMSVVQTKPVQSSAVTGQAGSSPVTLIQTKTPLPAGTILKLVTSADGKPTTIITTSQAGGTGTKPKILGISSVSPTTTNKPGTTIIKTIPMSAIQQGATSVTSTSGIKSPITIITTKMVTPGTPGKIITAVPKLATGAGQQGVTQVVLKGAPGQPGTILRTLPMGGVRLVSPGTVSAGKPTVTTLVVKGTTGVTTLGTVTGTVTSSVAGGNVASVNASLATPVTNLATIATLASQVINPSAISVSAAQTNLATATIQSAAQPTQVTLITTPSGAEDQPAQDLPVSIMASPTSEQPSSTGADAGDSAGNSAGTVTLVCSNPPCETHETGTTNTATTASAKMGTEQICSNPPCETHETGTTNTATTAAAQLGNGQICSNPPCETHVTGTTNTSTTASANMGRAQQVCTNPPSETHDTGTTNTATTASCNMGSKEMGKSVNSKTESSTSSSASGSEPATPVEENSGPSGSMRPENPRTGTTNTSTTARSNMGSDQTGTVQSSSKSQAAISSTMTAVCTNRSCETDKTVTTESSTVSGVEDVQQVCSKPQCETHETDTTNTAKQSTSSLESGQSKVVQKVCSNPHCETHETGTTNTPTQASSTIGAEQNSSVQRVCSNRPCETHEMGTTNMPTQASSTIGAEQNSSVQRVCSNPPRETHETGTTNTATQASSTIGAEQNSSVQRVCSNPPCETHETGTTNTPTQASSTIGTGQNDGVQRVCSNPPCETHETGTTNTPTQVSSTIGTGQNGTVQRVCSNPPCETHETGTTNTSTTATSSLETGEGTAQQGADGQDDSGNSSEPTSSTEPANPTAQSRAITTVTQATATPGPSVPEISSMAGSAVLGELPGEAEAMEQSSTEAVAAAEEPMQTECQGELGEVGAVRVVAIDEGTAGDGSTVLQVHVAMEAQPSQGDQAEQMEAAEAMSLAAQDSEALALPQELMSAEGQQTTLMVTGLTPEELAVTAAAEAAAQAAAAEEAQALAIQAVLQAAQQAVLREGGAGQAGQQSTTIPIVLTQQELAALVQQQHQLQEAQAAAAAAAAAQQLSAEAAAAAAALPTEGLAPADSLNDPASESNGHEMATAVPVTVARLLPRTSAETLAPSSTFAPSQPMVVASHPAKMQAATTLTDVTNGIESAAGKQDAPPAVVKPPVKKENQWFDVGIVKVTNMVVTHYYVPADDSPVTDDDSGTIPDYSQMKKIELSPGTAYKFRVSGINACGRGTFSEVSAFKTCLPGFPGAPCAIKISKSLDGAHLTWEPPSVTSGKIIEYSVYLAIQSSQTVEAKASAPAQLAFMRVYCGPSPSCLVQSSSLSNAHIDYTTKPAIIFRIAARNEKGYGPATQVRWLQETSKDGSAAKPVAKRPVSSPDMKGTGPKKARSDQ; encoded by the exons ATGGTTGAATACGGAAAGTACAGCAACGATCTCTATGAGCTACAG GCCAGCAGATGGGAGTGGAAACGGTTGAAGCCCAAAGCCCCTAAGAATGGACCACCACCTTGTCCTCGTCTGGGCCACAGCTTTTCTCTAGTTGGAAACAAATGCTACTTGTTTGGTGGACTGGCGAATGACAGTGAGGATCCCAAAAACAATATTCCAAG GTACCTTAATGATCTCTACACACTCGAGCTACGCCCAGGCAGTAACGTAGCAAGCTGGGACATCCCCATTACATACGGCGTGCTGCCCCCTCCTCGAGAGAGCCACACTGCTGTCATCTACACAGAGAAAACATCCAAAAAGTCTCGCCTCGTCATCTACGGCGGCATGAGTGGCTGCCGTCTTGGAGACCTCTGGACTTTAGATATCG ATACTTTGACCTGGAACAAACCAGCCATAAGTGGCGTGGGGCCTCTGCCTCGCAGTTTACACTCTGCCACCACTATAAACAACAA GATGTTTGTGTTTGGTGGATGGGTCCCTCTTGTTATGGATGATGTCAAAGTAGCTACACATGAGAAGGAATGGAAGTGCACTAACACTTTGGCCTGTTTAAATCTAG ACACAATGTCATGGGATACTATCTTGATGGACTCTCTAGAGGATAATATCCCTAGGGCCAGAGCTGGACACTGCTCTGTGGGTATTAATAATAGGCTGTATGTCTGGAGTGGCAGAGATGGTTACCGCAAAGCCTGGAACAACCAAGTGTGCTGCAAAGACCTGTGGTACCTGGAGACAG ATCGTCCTTTGCCTCCATCACGTGTGCAACTGGTCCGTGCCAACACCAACTCTCTGGAGGTGAGCTGGGGGGCAGTGCCCACTGCAGACACATACCTGCTACAGCTACAGAAATATGATATCCCTGCTGCGACAGCTGCCACGTCACCGACCGTCAACCCCACCCCGTCCCTACCCGTGAACTTGCCCAAGAGTCCATTGCCTGCCGCTGCTGCTCCTGCAGCTCAGAGCATGCCCCGTTCTGGTGTCACACTGGTGCAACAAGTTTCTTCACCCACCACTGCCATGCCAGGCAGCCCACTAGCAGCCTCACCTCGTGGGCCAG CTATTCTTAAATTGGCGGTGCCTCATTCCACACCTGGGACGTCTGTTGTTACTGTACGTCAGGCCAACCAAGGAGCTAAATCCCCGGTCACTGTTACATCACTTCCAGCAGGGGTCCGCATGGTTGTCCCTGCACATAGCACCCAGGGCACG CCAATCGGCAGTAGCCCTCAGATGAGTGGCATGGCTGCTTTAGCTGCAGCTGCAGCTGCCACACAGAAGATCCCTCCCTCTTCCACGAACACAATGCTAAATGTTCCAGCAGGAGCCACCCTAGTGAAGACAGTCACTATGACTCCTGGATCTGCTTCTATCAAAGTAGCTTCACCGATGATG GTTACTAACCCTGCTACCCGAATGCTAAAAACGGCTGCAGCACAGGTTGGCACTTCAGCCATCTCTACTTCCAACACCCAGACTCGCCCCATCATCACTGTGCACAAATCAGGCACAGTGACCGTAGCCCAGCAGGCCCAGGTCGTCACCACCATGGTTGGAGGAGTCACCAAAACTATAACGCTTGTCAAGAGCCCCATCACGATGGGTGGCAGCAGTGCTCTG ATCTCCAGTCTTGGGAAAATGATGTCTGTTGTTCAGACCAAACCAGTGCAATCGTCTGCAGTGACTGGACAGGCTGGAAGCAGTCCTGTTACTTTAATACAG aCAAAGACTCCTCTGCCTGCTGGTACCATCTTGAAGCTTGTCACATCTGCAGATGGCAAGCCCACCACTATCATTACAACTTCCCAGGCAGGAGGGACTGGCACCAAGCCCAAAATCCTGGGCATCAGCAGTGTCTCTCCAACCACCACCAATAAACCAGGCACCACCATTATTAAAACCATTCCTATGTCTGCCATTCAACAAGGAGCTACTA GTGTGACCAGCACTTCTGGTATAAAGTCCCCTATCACAATTATTACCACCAAAATGGTTACTCCTGGCACACCAGGCAAAATCATAACAGCTGTGCCTAAACTGGCTACAGGAGCAGGACAACAGGGGGTCACACAG GTGGTCCTGAAGGGGGCACCAGGTCAGCCTGGCACCATCCTGCGTACTCTTCCTATGGGTGGAGTGCGTCTAGTTTCCCCAGGCACTGTGTCAGCTGGCAAACCAACTGTTACCACATTAGTCGTCAAGGGTACCACAG GAGTCACAACTCTGGGCACAGTAACTGGTACTGTAACCAGCAGTGTGGCAGGGGGCAATGTGGCAAGTGTTAACGCCAGCCTGGCAACACCTGTCACCAATCTTGCCACCATTGCTACGTTGGCCAGTCAGGTGATTAATCCATCAGCCATCTCTGTATCTGCTGCCCAGACCAACCTTGCCACTGCCACAATACAG TCGGCAGCCCAGCCTACTCAAGTAACTCTGATCACCACTCCCAGTGGTGCTGAGGACCAACCTGCACAGGACTTGCCTGTCTCCATCATGGCATCTCCCACATCTGAGCAGCCCTCTTCCACTGGTGCTGATGCTGGAGATAGTGCAGGCAACAGTGCTGGTACTGTGACGTTGGTCTGCTCCAACCCTCCATGTGAAACTCATGAGACTGGAACAACCAACACCGCTACAACAGCTTCTGCTAAAATGGGCACTGAACAGATCTGTTCCAACCCTCCATGTGAAACTCATGAGACTGGAACAACCAACACAGCTACAACAGCTGCTGCTCAACTGGGCAACGGACAGATCTGCTCCAACCCACCATGTGAGACACACGTAACGGGCACCACCAACACCTCTACGACTGCCTCTGCCAATATGGGCAGGGCACAACAG GTGTGCACCAACCCACCTTCAGAAACCCATGACACAGGCACCACTAACACCGCCACCACTGCCAGCTGCAACATGGGCTCTAAAGAGATGGGCAAGTCAGTGAACAGCAAGACAGAGTCATCTACTTCATCGTCGGCTTCCGGGTCAGAACCAGCCACACCTGTCGAAGAAAACAGTGGCCCTTCTGGTTCCATGCGGCCAGAGAATCCCCGTACGGGGACCACCAACACCTCCACCACAGCCCGCTCCAACATGGGCTCTGATCAGACAGGAACCGTGCAGAGCTCTAGCAAAAGCCAAGCTGCAATCTCCTCCACAATGACAGCCGTTTGCACCAATCGTTCCTGTGAGACGGACAAGACGGTTACCACAGAATCATCCACTGTGTCTGGTGTTGAAGACGTCCAACAGGTCTGCTCGAAACCTCAGTGTGAAACACATGAAACGGACACGACCAATACTGCTAAGCAATCGACCTCCAGTTTGGAAAGTGGGCAGAGCAAAGTTGTGCAGAAGGTGTGTTCAAACCCACACTGTGAAACCCACGAAACGGGCACTACCAACACGCCAACACAAGCGTCATCTACTATTGGAGCAGAACAGAATAGCAGTGTACAAAGGGTGTGTTCCAACCGCCCCTGTGAAACTCACGAAATGGGCACTACCAACATGCCAACACAAGCGTCATCTACTATTGGAGCAGAACAGAATAGCAGTGTACAAAGGGTGTGTTCCAACCCACCACGTGAAACCCATGAAACAGGCACTACCAATACTGCAACTCAGGCGTCATCTACTATTGGAGCGGAACAGAATAGCAGTGTACAAAGGGTGTGTTCCAACCCGCCCTGTGAAACCCACGAAACGGGCACTACCAACACGCCAACACAGGCATCGTCTACTATTGGAACGGGTCAGAATGACGGTGTACAAAGGGTGTGTTCAAACCCACCCTGTGAAACCCACGAAACGGGCACTACCAACACGCCAACACAGGTGTCATCAACTATTGGTACAGGGCAGAATGGCACTGTGCAGAGGGTGTGCTCCAATCCACCCTGTGAAACTCATGAAACGGGCACTACCAATACATCTACAACTGCGACTAGCAGCTTAGAGACTGGAGAAGGAACAG CTCAGCAGGGTGCTGATGGACAGGATGACAGTGGCAACAGCTCAGAACCCACATCCTCAACAGAACCAGCCAATCCCACAGCACAAAGTAGAGCCATCACCACGGTGACACAGGCCACGGCCACTCCAGGACCATCAGTACCG GAGATCTCGTCCATGGCTGGCTCTGCAGTGTTGGGAGAACTACCGGGAGAGGCAGAAGCCATGGAGCAGTCCAGCACTGAGGCTGTAGCAGCTGCAGAAGAGCCCATGCAGACAGAGTGTCAGGGAGAACTGGGCGAAGTGGGAGCCGTTAGGGTGGTTGCCATAGATGAAGGTACAGCGGGTGATGGGAGCACTGTGCTACAGGTTCATGTTGCCATGGAAGCGCAACCCAGCCAAGGAGATCAGGCTGAG CAGATGGAGGCAGCAGAGGCAATGAGTCTTGCCGCTCAGGACTCTGAGGCTCTCGCTCTGCCTCAGGAGCTCATGTCTGCAGAAGGACAGCAGACAACTCTCATGGTGACTGGACTGACCCCAGAGGAGCTGGCAGTGACTGCAGCAGCTGAGGCTGCTGCACAAGCTGCGGCTGCAGAAGAAGCTCAAGCCCTTGCCATCCAGGCTGTGCTACAAGCAGCTCAACAGGCTGTACTCC GTGAAGGGGGCGCAGGTCAGGCCGGGCAGCAGTCCACCACCATCCCAATAGTTTTGACCCAGCAGGAGCTTGCTGCTTTAGTTCAGCAGCAGCATCAGCTGCAGGAGGCACAGgcagctgcagcagcagcagctgcagCCCAGCAGTTGAGCGCTGAAGCGGCTGCAGCCGCAGCTGCACTGCCCACAGAGGGCTTGGCACCAGCAGACAGCCTCAACGATCCAGCATCTGAGAGCAATGGCCATGAGATGGCAACTGCTGTTCCGGTTACAGTGGCACGTCTACTTCCTCGCACTTCTGCTGAGA CTTTGGCCCCATCAAGTACTTTTGCTCCATCTCAGCCAATGGTAGTCGCCAGCCACCCTGCCAAGATGCAAGCTGCCACCACTCTCACAGATGTGACCAATGGGATAGAGTCTGCAGCTGGG aagcaagatgCACCTCCAGCTGTTGTGAAGCCTCCAGTGAAGAAAGAGAATCAGTGGTTCGATGTTGGAATCGTCAAGGTGACAAACATGGTTGTCACTCATTATTATGTGCCGGCAGATGATTCACCCGTTACTGAT GATGATTCTGGCACCATACCAGACTACAGCCAGATGAAGAAAATAGAGCTGTCTCCTGGCACTGCGTACAAATTCCGCGTTTCTGGTATCAATGCGTGTGGCCGTGGAACGTTCTCTGAGGTCTCTGCATTTAAGACCTGCTTACCTGGCTTCCCTGGAGCACCGTGTGCCATTAAAATAAGCAAG AGTCTTGATGGTGCCCACCTGACCTGGGAGCCTCCTTCAGTGACGTCAGGGAAGATCATCGAGTACTCTGTGTATCTGGCCATCCAAAGCTCACAGACAGTCGAGGCGAAAGCATCCGCTCCGGCACAGCTCGCCTTCATGCGGGTGTACTGTGGGCCCAGCCCGTCCTGCCTGGTGCAGTCATCTAGTCTCTCCAACGCCCACATCGACTACACCACTAAACCTGCCATCATCTTCCGCATCGCCGCCCGCAATGAGAAGGGCTATGGCCCTGCCACACAAGTCAGGTGGCTACAAG AAACAAGTAAAGATGGCTCTGCAGCCAAACCAGTAGCAAAGAGACCGGTCTCATCCCCTGATAT GAAAGGCACTGGTCCAAAGAAGGCTAGATCTGACCAGTGA